Proteins encoded together in one Apteryx mantelli isolate bAptMan1 chromosome 31, bAptMan1.hap1, whole genome shotgun sequence window:
- the USP21 gene encoding ubiquitin carboxyl-terminal hydrolase 21, producing the protein MPQASEHRIGRARDQAVVTSQPKAASKLPNGHRALSQERHASALASSAIANGLSPAPKLRLLPPRPGPLDDRGKKLELERGRASKRGEALRGSVSRRGPVKADHAVRVPSSPQAGAMSGSASFSLPSGASLAGREVERRRSNLARSKSISIGDLSQSGGRAEDVAAVLSRLVLRDCGHQLSMGSLALKRSSSLRRVNVAPGLDGKPMAPLLSVRPEGCPRTHAPDPQYTHTQDILAPGSPPLSRAPAPGRPEEKASATHHTLLLGSGHIGLRNLGNTCFMNAVLQCLSSTKPLRDYCLRKEFHQEQPGGPRTQQELTEAFADVITALWHPDSTEAVNPGRFKAIFQKYVPSFTGYSQQDAQEFLKFFMDRLHVEINRKGRKTPSILSDAKRPSVLEDSDLLSDDERANQMWKRYLEREDSKIVDLFVGQLKSCLKCQACGYRSTTFEVFCDLSLPIPKKGFAGGKVSLHDCFSLFTKEEELDSENAPVCDKCRQRTRSTKKLTIQRFPRILVLHLNRFSTTRYSIKKCSVFVDFPLQQLNLKEFASEKAGSPVYSLYALCNHSGSVHYGHYTAFCRDQAGWRVYNDSRVSPISENQVPSSEGYVLFYELDDPHWKKQ; encoded by the exons ATGCCCCAAGCCTCCGAACACCGCATCGGCCGGGCCCGAGACCAAGCGGTCGTCACGTCCCAGCCCAAGGCTGCCTCCAAGCTGCCCAACGGACACCGGGCCTTGAGCCAGGAGCGCCATGCCTCTGCCTTGGCCTCCTCCGCCATCGCCAACGGGCTCTCTCCAGCTCCCAAGCTTCGCCTCCtgccgcctcggcccggcccgctcGACGACCGGGGGAAGAAGCTGGAGCTCGAGCGGGGCCGGGCCTCAAAACGCGGCGAGGCGCTCCGCGGCTCGGTGTCCCGCCGAGGGCCCGTGAAGGCGGACCACGCGGTGCGGGTGCCCAGCTCTCCGCAGGCGGGCGCCATGTCCGGCAGCGCCTCCTTCTCCTTGCCGTCGGGCGCGTCGCTGGCGGGACGCGAGGTGGAACGCCGCAGGAGCAACCTGGCCCGCTCCAAATCCATCAGCATCGGGGACCTGAGCCAGAGCGGCGGCCGGGCTGAGGACGTGGCGGCGGTGCTGAGCCGCCTGGTGCTGAGAGACTGCGGCCACCAGCTGAGCATGGGCTCGCTTGCTCTCAAGAGAAGCTCCTCGCTCCGAAGGGTCAACGTGGCTCCGGGGCTGGACGGGAAGcccatggccccactgctctCTGTCCGGCCTGAGGGTTGCCCGAGGACTCATGCCCCCGATCCCCAGTACACCCACACCCAGGACATCTTGGCACCCGGCAGCCCGCCCCTGAGCAGAGCCCCAGCACCCGGCAGGCCTGAGGAGAAGGCGTCAGCT ACCCATCACACCCTCCTCCTGGGCTCCGGCCACATCGGACTCAGGAACTTGGGCAACACG TGCTTCATGAACGCCGTGCTGCAGTGCCTGAGCAGCACCAAGCCGTTGAGGGACTACTGCCTGCGCAAGGAGTTTCACCAGGAGCAGCCCGGCGGTCCCCGGACCCAGCAGGAGCTCACCGAAG CCTTCGCAGACGTCATCACCGCCCTGTGGCACCCGGATTCCACGGAGGCTGTGAACCCCGGGCGCTTCAAGGCCATCTTTCAGAAATATGTCCCCTCCTTCACAGGCTACAG CCAGCAGGATGCACAGGAGTTCCTCAAGTTCTTCATGGACCGGCTGCACGTGGAGATCAACCGGAAGGGCCGCAAGACGCCCAGCATCCTCTCAGACGCCAAGCGGCCCTCCGTGCTGGAGGACTCGGACCTGCTGAG TGATGACGAACGCGCCAACCAGATGTGGAAGCGATACCTGGAGAGGGAGGACAGCAAGATCGTGG atCTTTTCGTAGGACAGCTGAAGAGCTGCCTCAAGTGTCAGGCCTGTGGCTACCGCTCCACCACCTTTGAAGTATTTTGTGATCTCTCCCTGCCCATCCCAAAG AAAGGCTTTGCTGGCGGGAAGGTCTCTCTCCACGACTGCTTCAGCCTTTTCACcaaggaggaggagctggacTCGGAAAATGCCCCG GTCTGCGACAAGTGCCGGCAGAGGACGCGGAGCACGAAGAAGCTCACCATCCAGCGCTTCCCCCGCATCCTGGTGCTTC ACCTGAACAGGTTCTCCACCACCCGCTACTCCATCAAGAAGTGCTCTGTTTTCGTGGACTTCCCCCTGCAGCAGCTCAACCTGAAGGAATTCGCTAGTGAGAAGGCAG GCAGCCCCGTGTACAGCCTGTACGCGCTGTGCAACCACTCGGGCAGCGTGCACTACGGGCACTACACCGCCTTCTGCAGGGACCAGGCCGGCTGGCGGGTCTACAACGATTCCCG CGTGTCGCCCATCAGCGAGAACCAGGTGCCGTCCAGCGAGGGCTACGTCCTCTTCTACGAGCTTGACGATCCGCACTGGAAGAAGCAGTGA
- the PPOX gene encoding protoporphyrinogen oxidase, translated as MPRTVAVVGGGISGLAACYHLARSPQAPKVVLLEASARVGGWLQSTRTEDGAVFEHGPRGIRPVGAVGRDTLHMVSELGLEGDILPVPGDHPASRNRFLYARGALHKLPSGLGGLLRPVPPFSRALFWSGLRDLVAPASTQPDETVHAFVCRRFGEEVADIAVDSLCRGVFAGDCRALSVRSCFPALFEAERHRRSVLLGLVLGRGKKPGAESPLSRRARAERWSQWSLRGGMESLAAALAAFLRQRGVELHCHAPLRRLRRDPGGGWQLALADGTVTADHVVSAIPAGALAEVLPAEAELLARELRHIPAVAVAVVNLQYEGAKLPVTGFGHLVPSSEDSSLLGIVYDSVAFPEHNRSGAASLRLTVMLGGAWFTQSFGDPAAVAPSLLLRRAQDAVRAHLGLEAAPSHSIVKVHKACIPQYTLGHWRRTESIGRYLTEQGLPLSLVGASYAGVSVNDCIASAKAAVNRLLGQPC; from the exons ATGCCGCGGACGGTGGCCGTCGTCGGCGGGGGCATCAGCGGCCTGGCCGCCTGCTACCACCTGGCCCGCAGCCCCCAGGCGCCCAAG GTAGTGCTGCTGGAAGCCAGCGCTCGCGTGGGCGGGTGGCTCCAGTCCACCCGCACCGAGGACGGGGCCGTGTTCGAGCATGGACCCCGGGGCATCCGGCCCGTGGGCGCCGTTGGCAGGGACACGCTGCACATG GTCTCCGAGCTTGGCCTCGAGGGTGACATCCTGCCCGTCCCCGGGGACCACCCGGCTTCCAGGAACCGCTTCCTCTATGCGCGCGGGGCTCTGCACAAGCTGCCCTCTGGCCTTGG GGGGCTTCTCCGGCCGGTGCCGCCCTTCTCGCGGGCCCTGTTCTGGAGCGGCCTGCGGGACCTGGTGGcacccgccagcacccagcccgATGAGACCGTGCACGCCTTCGTCTGCCGGCGCTTCGGCGAGGAG GTGGCCGACATTGCCGTGGACAGCTTGTGCCGGGGGGTGTTTGCCGGGGACTGCCGGGCGCTGAGCGTGCGCTCCTGCTTCCCCGCGCTCTTCGAGGCCGAGCGGCACCGGCGCTCCGTCCTCCTGGGGCTGGTGCTGGGCCGAG GGAAGAAGCCCGGGGCTGAGTCGCCGCTgagccggcgggcgcgggccgaGCGCTGGAGCCAGTGGTCGCTGCGGGGTGGCATGGAGAGCCTGGCCGCGGCGCTGGCCGCCTTCCTGCGCCAACGCGGCGTGGAGCTGCACTGCCACGCGCCCCTGCGGCGCCTGCGGCGGGACCCCGGTGGGGGCTGGCAG CTCGCCCTGGCGGACGGCACCGTGACAGCTGACCACGTGGTGAGCGCCATCCCGGCTGGAG CCCTGGCTGAGGTGCTCCCTGCTGAGGCCGAGCTGCTGGCGCGGGAGCTGCGGCACATCCCCGCCGTGGCGGTGGCCGTGGTGAACCTGCAGTACGAGGGTGCCAAGCTGCCCGTCACG ggctTCGGGCACCTGGTGCCCTCCTCCGAGGACAGTTCCCTCCTGGGCATCGTCTACGACTCGGTGGCCTTCCCAGAGCACAACCGCTCGGGTGCCGCCTCCCTGCGGCTGACG GTGATGCTGGGAGGCGCCTGGTTCACACAGAGCTTCGGGGACCCCGCAGCCGTGGCACCGTCTCTGCTGCTGCGCCGGGCTCAGGATGCCGTCCGGGCGCACTTGGGCCTCGAGGCGGCCCCGTCCCACTCCATCGTCAAGGTGCACAAG GCCTGCATCCCCCAGTACACACTGGGCCACTGGCGCCGCACAG AGAGCATCGGCCGCTACCTGACGGAACAGGGGCTGCCCCTGAGCCTCGTCGGGGCGTCCTACGCCGGCGTCTCCGTCAACGACTGCATCGCCAGCGCCAAAGCGGCCGTAAACCGGCTCCTGGGGCAGCCGTGCTGA
- the B4GALT3 gene encoding beta-1,4-galactosyltransferase 3 — MLRRLLDRPCTLALLIGFQFAFMAYFSLGGFRNLTSIFGRETSPIFDYSRTHDIYTNLSRLLPREPFRSDPAQPLPYCPERSPYLIGPLTVSFSRVPTLEQIQAKNPAVSEGGRYQPSTCEPRSRTAIIIPHRNRETHLGHLLYYLHPFLQRQQLQYGIYVVHQAGNSTFNRAKLLNVGVKEALKDEEWDCLFLHDVDLIPENDHNLYTCDPWNPKHVSVAMNKFGYSLPYPQYFGGVSALTPDQYMKINGFPNEYWGWGGEDDDIATRVRLAGMKIARPPISIGHYKMVKHKGDKGNEENPHRFDLLIRTQRMWTQDGMNSLTYTLLAKHLHPLYTNLTVDIGTDPRAGQGRKGLVPGREGQRYQSSSSLFRQEMLRKLPRATMGWGAQGLYLPGAFGQALAPRVSPGPTGITHQPVSKAVASGTRGDANGAKASSPPALGASQRSPKAFGKGKPDLDPASAVAGVSASLAAAAEGAVPARGENQSLPQGSR; from the exons ATGCTGCGGCGCCTGCTCGACCGGCCCTGCACGCTGGCCCTGCTCATCGGCTTCCAGTTCGCCTTCATGGCCTACTTCTCGCTGGGCGGCTTCCGCAACCTCACCTCCATCTTCGGGCGCGAAACCAGCCCCATCTTCGACTACTCCCGCACCCACGACATCTACACCAACCTGAGCCGCCTGCTGCCGCGGGAGCCTTTCCGCAGCGACCCCGCGCAGCCCCTGCCCTACTGCCCTGAGCGCTCGCCCTACCTCA TCGGTCCGTTGACGGTGAGCTTCAGCCGGGTGCCCACGCTAGAGCAGATCCAGGCGAAGAACCCGGCTGTGAGCGAGGGGGGCCGCTATCAGCCTTCCACCTGTGAGCCCCGGTCCCGCACGGCCATCATCATCCCGCACCGCAACCGCGAGACCCACCTGGGCCACCTGCTCTACTACCTGCACCCCTTCCTGCAGCGCCAGCAGCTCCAGTACGGCATCTACGTGGTGCACCAG GCAGGAAACTCCACCTTCAACCGGGCCAAGCTGCTGAACGTGGGGGTGAAGGAGGCGCTCAAGGACGAGGAGTGGGACTGTCTCTTTCTCCACGACGTGGACCTCATCCCTGAGAACGACCACAACCTCTACACGTGTGACCCCTGGAACCCCAAGCACGTCTCCGTCGCCATGAACAAATTCGGCTACAG CCTGCCGTACCCGCAGTACTTCGGGGGGGTCTCAGCTCTCACCCCCGACCAGTACATGAAGATCAATGGTTTCCCCAACGAGTATTGGGGCTGGGGTGGTGAGGACGATGACATTGCCACCAG GGTGCGCCTGGCCGGCATGAAGATCGCCCGCCCGCCCATCTCCATCGGCCACTACAAGATGGTGAAGCACAAGGGCGACAAGGGCAACGAGGAGAATCCGCACAG GTTCGACCTGCTGATCCGCACCCAGCGCATGTGGACGCAGGACGGCATGAACTCCCTCACCTACACGCTGCTGGCCAAGCACCTGCACCCGCTCTACACCAACCTCACGGTGGACATCGGGACGGACCCGCGCGCCGGCCAGGGCCGCAAGGGGCTCGTGCCTGGCCGCGAGGGGCAGAGGTACCAGAGCAGCTCCAGCCTCTTCAGGCAGGAGATGCTGCGCAAGCTGCCCCGGGCCACGATGGGCTGGGGGGCCCAGGGGCTCTACCTGCCCGGCGCGTTCGGCCAGGCCTTGGCCCCACGAGTGTCTCCAGGGCCCACGGGCATCACGCACCAACCTGTGAGCAAGGCGGTGGCTAGCGGCACCCGCGGCGATGCCAACGGGGCGAAGGCCAGCTCCCCCCCGGCGCTGGGAGCCAGCCAGCGCAGCCCGAAAGCTTTTGGGAAGGGCAAGCCTGACCTGGACCCAGCATCAGCCGTGGCGGGGGTCAGTGCCAGCCTGGCCGCGGCAGCAGAAGGGGCCGTTCCCGCGCGGGGGGAGAACCAGAGCTTGCCGCAGGGCTCCCGCTAG
- the LOC136994662 gene encoding palmitoyltransferase ZDHHC3-like, protein MAAAAAAVPGRCGRDPCGALCLLLTYLSVGYADYVVLTHVLLQPGFRGSLWCPFHAVAFNLVVFLLLACHTRAVFADPGVVPLPDTAIDFSDLRSGAPRKGDRSNEDWTVCNRCETYRPPRAHHCRVCHRCVRRMDHHCPWINNCVGELNQKYFIQFLFYTGLASLYAVGLVLAAWLWPTGRSPAGTVAGARGDVSNNRVQTAHCIVLLVESVLFGAFVTVIFYDQVMSIITDETPLEQLRNRMLKEAKREVAHTRKPKLALLREVFGRGFVICWFFPWNCSAPAGTGPAYSYLPNYDV, encoded by the exons atggcggcggcggcggcggcggtgccgggccgGTGCGGGCGGGACCCGTGCGGGGCGCTGTGCCTGCTGCTCACCTACCTCAGCGTGGGCTACGCCGACTACGTCGTGCTCACCCACGTCCTGCTGCAGCCCGGCTTCCGGGGCAG CCTGTGGTGCCCCTTCCACGCCGTGGCGTTCAACCTCGTcgtcttcctgctgctggcctgccacACGCGCGCCGTCTTCGCCGATCCCG GCGTGGTTCCCCTCCCCGACACCGCCATCGACTTCTCGGACCTGCGCAGCGGCGCCCCGCGGAAGGGCGACCGG AGCAACGAGGACTGGACGGTGTGCAACCGCTGCGAGACGtaccgcccgccccgcgcccaccACTGCCGCGTCTGCCACCGCTGCGTGCGCCGCATGGACCACCACTGTCCCTG GATTAACAACTGCGTCGGAGAGTTAAACCAGAAATACTTCATCCAGTTCCTCTTCTACACTG GGCTGGCCAGTCTCTACGCCGTGGGGCTGGTGCTGGCCGCCTGGCTGTGGCCGACAGGCAGGAGCCCGGCGGGGACAGTGGCAGGAGCGAGAGGAGACGTCTCCAACAACCGCGTCCAGAC AGCTCACTGCATCGTCCTGCTGGTGGAGTCTGTCCTCTTTGGGGCGTTTGTCACTGTCATATTTTATGACCAG GTCATGTCGATCATCACGGACGAGACCCCCCTGGAGCAGCTCCGCAACCGGATGCTGAAGGAGGCGAAGCGGGAGGTGGCGCACACCCGGAAACCCAAGCTCGCGCTGCTGCGGGAGGTGTTTGGGAGAG GCTTTGTGATCTGCTGGTTTTTCCCGTGGAACTGCAGCGCCCCGGCAGGCACAGGCCCCGCTTACAGCTACCTGCCCAACTACGACGTGTGA